One Pseudochaenichthys georgianus chromosome 7, fPseGeo1.2, whole genome shotgun sequence DNA segment encodes these proteins:
- the dffa gene encoding DNA fragmentation factor subunit alpha, with the protein MTDRKPCRVCNFTRQKSYGLVVPSLDELKTKGSESLGFSPAGPVSVVLEDDGTIVEDQAYFLCLPLNTKFMLLHERETWSPVRRMDGGTAWMARDSLVLDADTVDASSAIAPWWSLAQQLKQDLSSIILMSEAELQTLVDAPCPELASALGFKEKKAEDLQQTLQGVLDRREEERQSKELLQLYLKAAEKEEGQQEASSQASQEGAVEVEVDGMEVDSASGFISRTLMVLKGKTSPETRLSTEDLQMVVTRRVEVMEQVLGWDRTRTSALLQACEAELTGRLQQVQAVQSIRSNAQLDSGVHSAEEAAETPPQGSN; encoded by the exons ATGACAGATAGGAAACCGTGTAGGGTGTGCAATTTCACACGGCAGAAATCATACGGGTTGGTAGTTCCCTCCTTAGATGAGCTGAAGACAAAAG GAAGTGAGTCTCTTGGGTTCAGCCCCGCTGGGCCGGTCTCAGTCGTCCTAGAAGATGATGGGACAATAGTAGAGGATCAGGCCTACTTTCTGTGTTTACCTTTAAACACAAAGTTCATGCTATTGCATGAAAGAGAGACATGGTCTCCAGTTCGCAGGA TGGATGGTGGCACGGCCTGGATGGCCAGGGATTCTTTGGTGCTGGATGCCGATACTGTGGACGCCTCCAGTGCTATAGCACCCTGGTGGAGCCTGGCTCAGCAGCTGAAGCAGGACCTTTCCAGCATCATCCTCATGTCTGAGGCCGAATTACAG ACCTTAGTGGATGCCCCATGCCCCGAGCTAGCCTCTGCTCTGGGCTTCAAAGAAAAGAAGGCCGAGGACCTTCAGCAGACACTGCAGGGTGTTTTGGACCGACGGGAGGAGGAGAGGCAGTCCAAAGAGTTGCTCCAGCTCTACCTTAAAGCTGCGGAGAAAGAAGAAGGACAGCAGGAAGCGTCAAGCCAGGCTAGCCAGGAAG GGGCTGTAGAAGTGGAGGTGGATGGGATGGAGGTGGACTCTGCATCCGGATTCATATCCAGGACACTGATGGTcctgaaaggaaaaacaagccCAGAGACCAGACTCTCCACTGAGGATCTGCAG ATGGTAGTTACCAGAAGGGTAGAAGTGATGGAGCAGGTGCTGGGCTGGGACAGAACGAGGACTTCCGCGCTGCTGCAGGCCTGCGAGGCAGAGCTGACCGGACGTCTCCAGCAGGTTCAGGCCGTGCAGTCTATCAGGAGCAACGCACAGCTGGACAGCGGTGTGCACAGCGCGGAGGAAGCTGCAGAAACGCCACCCCAAGGCAGCAACTAG